In Bacteroidales bacterium, one DNA window encodes the following:
- the tsaE gene encoding tRNA (adenosine(37)-N6)-threonylcarbamoyltransferase complex ATPase subunit type 1 TsaE — MKHEFKIEIHSEEDTINLAKTIAPELEFGDVVALYGELGTGKTFLTQWICRFLGVKEYTSSPSYVLVNEYIGKFPICHVDLYRLDSINEVLELGLYEIFEKNLTFIEWAEKAKKLLPENTIHIRLKFKNSHRNVKVQSYKKLRLGEPLSD, encoded by the coding sequence ATGAAACATGAATTTAAAATAGAAATTCACTCAGAAGAAGACACAATAAACCTGGCAAAGACTATTGCCCCAGAGCTGGAATTTGGTGATGTAGTCGCCTTGTATGGCGAACTGGGAACAGGGAAAACTTTCCTGACTCAATGGATCTGCAGGTTCCTGGGAGTAAAAGAATATACAAGCAGTCCCAGTTACGTACTAGTGAATGAATACATAGGAAAGTTCCCGATCTGCCATGTAGATCTTTATAGGCTGGATTCGATAAATGAAGTTCTTGAGTTAGGTCTTTATGAAATATTTGAAAAAAATCTTACGTTTATAGAGTGGGCAGAAAAAGCGAAGAAATTATTACCTGAAAATACTATTCATATCCGGTTAAAATTTAAAAATTCACATAGAAATGTTAAGGTTCAAAGTTATAAGAAGCTGAGGTTGGGAGAACCTCTATCTGATTAA